A window of Apium graveolens cultivar Ventura chromosome 8, ASM990537v1, whole genome shotgun sequence contains these coding sequences:
- the LOC141680092 gene encoding uncharacterized protein LOC141680092 produces MANAFKSFKSVKPSEFHGVADPIQARAWLKEVEKTFERIGTEEAHTTNFSTYLLKGEANYWWEAKKNMEPQGIVTWKRFTELFLKKYVPKFMEIQMQRKFLELKQENMSVAEYEAKFTELSRFVPQLVSTEEQKAERFQ; encoded by the coding sequence ATGGCTAATGCGTTTAAATCTTTCAAGTCGGTCAAGCCCTCAGAGTTTCACGGTGTTGCTGACCCAATTCAGGCTAGGGCTTGGCTGAAAGAGGTAGAAAAGACCTTTGAGCGAATTGGCACTGAGGAAGCCCACACGACTAATTTTTCCACTTATCTCTTAAAGGGTgaggctaactattggtgggaagccaagaaaaatatggagcccCAAGGGATTGTTACTTGGAAAAGATTCACTGAGTTATTTTTAAAGAAGTATGTCCCGAAGTTTATGGAGATTCAGATGCAGCGAAAGTTCCTAGAGCTGAAACAAGAGAATATGAGcgtagcggaatatgaagctaagttcacaGAATTGTCGAGGTTTGTGCCACAGCTGGTGAGCACCGAAGAGCAAAAGGCTGAGAGATTTCAATAG